Proteins encoded within one genomic window of Ammonifex degensii KC4:
- the purD gene encoding phosphoribosylamine--glycine ligase, translating into MRVLVVGGGGREHALVWKLAQSSRVEKLFCAPGNAGIERLATCVPIKATDLEGLLAFARQEKIDLTVVGPEAPLAAGIVDLWEQAGLRIFGPSKQAAALEASKVFAKKLMQRYGIPTARAAIFTSPEEAKAYVRSLETPCVVKADGLAAGKGVVVAATVEEAEKAIEDMMVRRVFGTAGERVLIEEKLEGEEASVIALTDGKTVLPLLPAQDHKPVYDGDKGPNTGGMGAYAPAPMVDGAMLGRIQKEILEPAVRGLASEGIVYRGALYAGLMLTREGPKVLEFNVRFGDPEAQPLLYLLESDLLEALEAAIDGRLEDIKLSWYPGAAVCVVLAAAGYPGPARSGDEIKGLEELEEEEGIMVFHAGTRREGDRLLTAGGRVLGVTARGKDVREARERAYKAVERISFPGMHFRRDIGLKALKYLEG; encoded by the coding sequence TTGCGGGTTTTAGTGGTAGGTGGGGGAGGGCGGGAGCACGCCCTGGTCTGGAAGCTGGCTCAGAGCTCCCGGGTGGAGAAGCTTTTCTGCGCTCCCGGAAATGCTGGGATCGAGAGGCTGGCCACCTGCGTACCCATAAAGGCCACCGATCTGGAGGGCCTGCTCGCCTTTGCCCGGCAGGAGAAGATCGACCTCACCGTGGTGGGACCTGAAGCCCCGCTGGCAGCGGGCATAGTGGACCTCTGGGAGCAGGCGGGGCTCAGGATCTTCGGGCCTTCTAAACAGGCGGCGGCTTTGGAAGCCAGCAAAGTTTTCGCCAAAAAGCTTATGCAGCGCTACGGCATACCTACCGCCCGGGCGGCAATCTTTACTTCCCCGGAGGAGGCCAAGGCTTATGTACGCTCTTTAGAGACGCCTTGCGTGGTGAAGGCAGACGGCCTGGCGGCAGGAAAAGGGGTGGTGGTGGCCGCCACGGTGGAGGAAGCGGAGAAGGCCATAGAAGATATGATGGTGCGCCGGGTCTTTGGGACGGCGGGGGAAAGGGTGCTCATCGAGGAGAAGCTGGAGGGGGAGGAGGCGAGCGTCATCGCCCTTACCGACGGAAAGACGGTGCTACCGCTTTTGCCGGCACAGGATCATAAGCCGGTGTACGACGGCGACAAGGGTCCCAACACTGGCGGGATGGGGGCCTACGCCCCGGCCCCCATGGTGGACGGAGCTATGCTTGGGCGCATCCAGAAAGAAATCCTGGAGCCTGCCGTCCGGGGCCTGGCCTCCGAAGGCATAGTCTACCGGGGAGCGCTTTATGCTGGTCTCATGCTGACCAGGGAAGGTCCCAAGGTGCTGGAGTTCAACGTGCGCTTCGGCGACCCGGAAGCCCAGCCCCTCCTTTATCTGCTGGAAAGCGACCTCCTGGAGGCGCTGGAGGCGGCGATAGACGGCCGGCTGGAGGACATAAAGCTTTCCTGGTACCCGGGGGCGGCGGTGTGCGTGGTGCTGGCGGCGGCAGGCTACCCGGGCCCGGCGCGCAGTGGGGATGAGATAAAGGGGCTGGAAGAGCTGGAAGAGGAAGAAGGGATAATGGTCTTTCACGCCGGCACAAGACGCGAAGGAGACCGGCTTTTAACCGCCGGGGGCAGAGTCCTGGGAGTTACAGCCCGGGGTAAGGACGTCCGGGAGGCGCGGGAGAGGGCCTATAAAGCGGTAGAGCGCATCTCCTTCCCGGGAATGCACTTCCGGCGGGACATCGGGCTCAAGGCCCTCAAATATCTGGAGGGGTAA
- the hisD gene encoding histidinol dehydrogenase has product MLKIITYDDPRLPQVLDRRFSFPSEAADQVASILQEVKEKGDEAVLSFTARFDRVNLRPEELEVTAAEIDRAYEEVSPAYLTAVKCAVTRIFNFHAKHVPKSWHEVKPDGSVWGELVRPLERVGIYVPGGRARYPSSVLMNAVPARVAGVKEIVMATPPGPEGRVDPHVLVAAREAGVSRIFRVGGAQAVAALAYGTERIPRVDKIVGPGNIYVTLAKRMVFGQVGIDLLAGPSEVAVVADETAPAAWVAADLLAQAEHDPQARVLLVTTSRELAEEVNRRLQEEWRSLGSPSGAREALLASWAVLVPDLSAALDCVNRFAPEHLELLVADPAPLVEQVKHAGAIFLGPYSPVPMGDYIAGPNHVLPTGGTARFASPLGVADFLKRTSVLKLSPAAFQELAPHAAALAEVEGLVAHARAIKVRGV; this is encoded by the coding sequence GTGCTCAAGATCATAACCTACGATGACCCCCGCTTGCCTCAAGTGCTGGACCGCCGCTTCTCCTTTCCTTCCGAGGCTGCTGATCAGGTAGCTAGCATCTTGCAGGAGGTGAAGGAGAAGGGGGACGAGGCGGTCTTATCCTTCACCGCCCGCTTCGATCGGGTGAACCTGCGCCCTGAGGAGCTGGAGGTTACGGCGGCGGAGATCGACCGGGCTTACGAGGAAGTTTCCCCAGCGTATCTTACGGCCGTCAAGTGCGCGGTCACCCGCATCTTCAACTTCCACGCCAAGCATGTGCCCAAGAGCTGGCACGAAGTGAAGCCCGACGGCTCGGTCTGGGGGGAGTTGGTGCGGCCGCTGGAGCGGGTGGGGATCTACGTCCCCGGCGGCAGGGCGCGCTACCCCTCCTCGGTGCTGATGAACGCCGTGCCGGCGCGGGTGGCGGGAGTGAAGGAGATCGTGATGGCCACTCCTCCCGGCCCGGAGGGGAGGGTCGATCCGCACGTCCTAGTGGCCGCGCGCGAGGCCGGGGTGAGCCGCATCTTCCGGGTGGGCGGGGCGCAGGCCGTGGCGGCCCTGGCCTACGGGACGGAGCGCATCCCCCGGGTGGACAAGATAGTGGGGCCGGGCAACATCTACGTCACCTTGGCCAAGCGGATGGTCTTCGGCCAGGTGGGGATCGACCTTTTGGCCGGTCCCAGCGAGGTGGCGGTGGTGGCTGACGAGACTGCTCCTGCGGCCTGGGTGGCGGCCGACCTCCTGGCCCAGGCGGAGCACGATCCCCAAGCCCGCGTTCTCCTGGTCACCACCTCCCGCGAGCTGGCCGAGGAGGTGAACCGGAGGCTTCAGGAAGAATGGCGCTCTTTAGGCTCCCCCAGCGGGGCGAGGGAGGCGCTTTTGGCCAGCTGGGCGGTGCTGGTGCCCGATTTATCGGCAGCCCTTGACTGCGTCAACCGCTTTGCTCCCGAGCACCTGGAGCTCCTGGTGGCCGACCCGGCTCCCCTGGTAGAGCAGGTGAAGCACGCCGGAGCCATCTTCCTGGGACCCTACTCGCCCGTCCCCATGGGGGACTACATCGCCGGCCCCAACCACGTCCTGCCCACGGGAGGGACGGCCCGCTTCGCTTCGCCTCTAGGGGTGGCCGACTTTCTCAAACGCACCAGCGTGCTCAAGCTCTCTCCGGCGGCTTTCCAGGAACTGGCGCCGCACGCGGCGGCTTTAGCCGAGGTGGAGGGACTGGTGGCCCACGCGCGGGCGATCAAGGTGCGGGGGGTGTAG
- the hisB gene encoding imidazoleglycerol-phosphate dehydratase HisB, protein MRRAEISRKTKETEVRVELCLDGQGRAEINTGIGFFNHMLEAFTRFSNFDLKVRARGDLEVDAHHTVEDVGIVLGKALEEALGNKEGIARFGHAILPMDEALVLAAVDVSGRRGFYWEGSFPTTQVGGLDVEVIPEFFRSLAFNARITLHLRILAAENTHHAAEALFKACGLALGQAVTLRPHGGGIPSTKGVL, encoded by the coding sequence TTGCGCCGGGCCGAGATATCCCGCAAGACTAAAGAGACCGAGGTGCGGGTGGAACTTTGCCTGGACGGGCAGGGGCGGGCGGAAATAAACACCGGTATAGGCTTTTTTAACCATATGCTGGAGGCCTTTACTCGCTTTAGTAACTTCGATCTGAAAGTGAGGGCCAGAGGAGACCTGGAGGTAGACGCCCACCACACGGTGGAGGACGTGGGCATAGTACTTGGGAAGGCTCTGGAAGAGGCTCTGGGGAACAAGGAGGGGATTGCCCGCTTCGGGCACGCCATACTTCCCATGGACGAGGCGCTGGTGCTGGCGGCGGTAGACGTAAGCGGCAGGAGGGGCTTTTACTGGGAAGGGTCTTTCCCGACGACGCAGGTAGGGGGCTTGGATGTAGAGGTTATCCCGGAGTTCTTCCGCTCTCTCGCCTTCAACGCCCGAATCACGCTTCACCTGCGCATCTTAGCGGCGGAAAATACTCACCACGCGGCCGAGGCCCTTTTCAAAGCCTGCGGCCTGGCGCTGGGCCAAGCGGTGACCCTCCGGCCGCATGGCGGTGGAATTCCCTCGACTAAAGGGGTGCTTTGA
- the hisH gene encoding imidazole glycerol phosphate synthase subunit HisH produces MIAVVDYGRGNLRSVAKALETLGFRVEVTAEPKRLKAARGIILPGVGAFAAAVVHLKAQNCWDALREALAEGKPLLGICLGLHLLLSSSEEGEEEEGLGYFPGKVRRLPAGLKVPHMGWNKVELKRPSPLFEGIPDGSWFYFAHSFYAVPEDENSVVAVTDYSFPFAVALERGRVFGVQFHPEKSGERGLKLLENFGRMAESCW; encoded by the coding sequence TTGATCGCGGTAGTTGACTACGGTAGGGGTAATTTGCGCAGTGTGGCCAAGGCCCTAGAGACTTTGGGTTTCAGAGTGGAGGTCACGGCTGAGCCGAAAAGATTGAAGGCTGCCCGGGGGATCATCCTGCCGGGGGTGGGGGCTTTCGCTGCGGCGGTGGTTCATCTCAAGGCGCAGAACTGCTGGGATGCTCTACGGGAAGCCCTGGCCGAGGGCAAGCCTTTGCTGGGGATCTGCCTGGGACTGCACCTTTTGCTCTCCTCCAGCGAGGAAGGAGAGGAGGAAGAGGGGCTGGGCTACTTCCCCGGCAAGGTGCGCCGGCTGCCGGCCGGGCTTAAGGTGCCGCACATGGGCTGGAATAAAGTTGAGCTTAAGCGCCCTTCACCTTTGTTTGAGGGCATCCCGGACGGCTCCTGGTTTTATTTTGCCCATTCCTTCTACGCCGTTCCGGAGGACGAGAACTCGGTGGTAGCGGTCACGGATTATTCTTTCCCCTTCGCGGTGGCGCTGGAGAGGGGAAGGGTCTTCGGAGTGCAGTTTCACCCGGAAAAATCGGGAGAGCGGGGGCTCAAACTTTTAGAAAACTTTGGAAGGATGGCGGAGTCATGCTGGTGA
- the hisA gene encoding 1-(5-phosphoribosyl)-5-[(5-phosphoribosylamino)methylideneamino]imidazole-4-carboxamide isomerase: MLVIPAIDLKGGCCVRLVEGKATLEVVYSSDPVEVALGFEAAGAKWLHVVDLDGAFRGEPANLDAIAAIIRAVGIPVQVGGGIRSRETAEKIFALGAARIILGTAAVMEKELLKELLDSFGKDRVAVSVDAREGKVAVKGWEEVTLVDALTFGRELRSLGVTWVIFTDIKRDGTLKGPNVVAVAEFARSIPGLRVIVSGGVSRLEDLLKLKKLAPLGVEGVIVGKALYDGRIDLKEALRLVEAEGNGG; the protein is encoded by the coding sequence ATGCTGGTGATACCGGCCATAGATCTCAAAGGAGGCTGCTGCGTCCGGCTGGTGGAAGGAAAGGCCACGCTTGAGGTGGTCTACTCTTCCGACCCGGTAGAGGTGGCCCTCGGCTTCGAGGCAGCGGGGGCCAAGTGGCTGCACGTGGTGGACTTAGACGGCGCCTTCCGGGGGGAACCCGCTAACCTAGACGCGATAGCCGCGATTATCCGCGCGGTGGGCATACCCGTGCAGGTGGGAGGAGGAATAAGGAGCCGGGAAACGGCGGAGAAGATTTTTGCCCTGGGGGCAGCCCGCATCATCCTGGGCACGGCCGCAGTCATGGAAAAAGAGCTTTTGAAGGAGCTTCTTGACTCTTTCGGGAAAGACCGGGTGGCGGTCAGCGTGGACGCCCGTGAGGGGAAGGTGGCCGTTAAAGGATGGGAAGAAGTCACCCTGGTAGACGCCCTGACCTTCGGCCGGGAACTTAGGTCTCTGGGAGTGACGTGGGTGATCTTCACCGACATCAAGCGGGACGGCACCCTCAAGGGGCCCAATGTGGTGGCGGTGGCCGAGTTCGCCCGCTCGATCCCCGGGCTCAGGGTCATAGTCTCCGGCGGGGTGAGTAGACTGGAGGACCTTCTGAAGCTTAAGAAGCTGGCCCCTCTGGGAGTGGAAGGGGTCATCGTGGGAAAGGCCCTTTACGACGGCAGGATCGATCTCAAAGAAGCCTTACGTTTAGTGGAGGCAGAGGGGAATGGTGGCTAA
- the hisF gene encoding imidazole glycerol phosphate synthase subunit HisF has product MVAKRIIPCLDVDKGRVVKGVKFVSLRDAGDPVELAALYDREGADELVFLDITASAEDREIMCDVVRRVAEKVFIPFTVGGGIRTLEDIRNILTAGADKVAINTAAVKNPELISQAAEQFGRQCVVVAIDARRVGPGRWEVYIHGGRTPTGLDAVAWARRVVELGAGEILLTSMDRDGTKEGYDLELTRAVAEAVPVPVIASGGAGKLEHFAEALTEGKADAVLAASLFHFGVYSIRQVKEYLAARGITVRL; this is encoded by the coding sequence ATGGTGGCTAAGCGCATCATACCCTGCCTGGACGTGGACAAGGGACGGGTGGTCAAAGGAGTAAAGTTCGTCTCTTTAAGGGATGCTGGGGACCCGGTGGAACTGGCCGCGCTTTATGACCGGGAAGGGGCGGATGAGCTCGTTTTCTTGGACATAACCGCCTCGGCGGAAGACCGGGAGATAATGTGCGATGTGGTAAGGCGGGTAGCAGAGAAGGTCTTTATCCCCTTCACGGTAGGGGGAGGAATAAGGACGCTGGAGGACATAAGGAATATCTTGACCGCTGGGGCCGATAAAGTGGCGATCAACACCGCCGCCGTAAAAAACCCGGAACTCATTTCCCAGGCGGCGGAGCAATTCGGCCGCCAGTGTGTGGTGGTGGCCATAGACGCGCGTCGGGTTGGCCCGGGGCGCTGGGAGGTTTACATCCACGGGGGCCGCACTCCAACCGGGCTTGACGCCGTGGCCTGGGCCCGCCGGGTGGTGGAGCTGGGGGCGGGAGAGATTCTGCTTACCAGCATGGACCGGGACGGGACCAAGGAGGGTTACGACCTGGAGCTCACGCGGGCGGTAGCAGAGGCGGTTCCTGTTCCCGTTATCGCCTCCGGAGGGGCGGGGAAGTTGGAGCACTTCGCAGAAGCTTTGACGGAGGGTAAAGCAGACGCCGTCCTGGCGGCTTCCCTTTTCCACTTCGGGGTGTATTCTATAAGACAGGTAAAGGAATACCTGGCCGCGCGTGGGATCACCGTGCGGCTTTGA
- the hisIE gene encoding bifunctional phosphoribosyl-AMP cyclohydrolase/phosphoribosyl-ATP diphosphatase HisIE, with protein MAFNLDRFKFDAQGLIPAIIQDSRTNEVLMLAYMNKEALAKTLTSGQTWFYSRSRQRLWHKGETSGNIQEVDEVYFDCDADALLIKVRQHGAACHEGYKSCFHYRIEPDGRVALVGQPAFDPADVYGDRRPPDQLPPKKEPEERPVCICSSSILEEVFDVVLDRKRNRPPGAYTTYLFDKGLDTILRKVSEEAMEVILAAKNHRHEEVVKEAADLIYHLLVLLAAEGVGIHEVFEELRERRK; from the coding sequence GTGGCTTTCAACTTGGACCGGTTCAAGTTCGACGCTCAGGGCCTCATACCGGCCATCATCCAGGATAGCAGGACGAACGAAGTCCTGATGCTGGCCTATATGAACAAGGAGGCGCTGGCCAAGACCCTGACTTCCGGGCAGACCTGGTTTTACAGCCGCAGCCGCCAGCGCCTTTGGCACAAGGGGGAGACTTCCGGCAACATCCAGGAAGTAGACGAGGTTTACTTCGACTGCGACGCCGACGCCCTGCTCATAAAGGTGCGGCAGCACGGCGCAGCCTGCCACGAAGGCTACAAGAGCTGCTTCCACTACCGCATCGAGCCTGACGGCCGGGTGGCCTTGGTAGGGCAACCGGCTTTCGACCCCGCCGATGTCTACGGCGACCGGCGCCCGCCGGACCAGCTTCCTCCCAAGAAGGAGCCAGAGGAACGGCCGGTGTGCATATGTAGCAGCAGTATCTTAGAAGAGGTTTTCGACGTGGTGCTGGACCGGAAGCGTAACCGCCCGCCCGGGGCTTACACCACCTACCTCTTCGACAAGGGGCTGGACACCATCCTGCGGAAGGTGAGCGAGGAGGCTATGGAGGTCATCCTGGCGGCCAAGAACCACCGTCATGAGGAAGTGGTGAAAGAAGCGGCCGACCTTATCTACCATCTGCTGGTGCTGCTGGCGGCTGAGGGAGTAGGGATACACGAAGTCTTCGAGGAGTTGCGCGAGCGGCGCAAGTAA
- a CDS encoding glycosyltransferase family 4 protein — protein sequence MRSCSVKKDGRFRILHVIRPAAGGMKRHLMELLRHTDYSLFAPAVAGPPGELLNEVASLGIPTYPLALKGELAPWEDVRAVFSLLSLLRRENFPLVHLHGFKAGLVGRLAGRLLRPSPLIVLTVHNSLFFGEGSRKQKFLARIEAFLGRRTFKIIAVSQALRAELLTKFRLPPDKVVVIPNGIDLTPFTLGVLSPTVHRELPLPTGVRLLGTVARLVPQKGLFCLLEALALLPAELRPGWLIVGDGPLRQELEDKARALGLSHLVSFAGYRPPEEIPSILKVIDIFVLPSLSEGLPLALLEAMAAGKPVVATAVGGIPEVVLEGRTGYLVPPGDAQALARALLSLLESPDKAREMGEAGRKWVEEHFSSRRMAQEVMKIYQEALATRG from the coding sequence ATGAGATCTTGCTCGGTTAAGAAGGACGGAAGATTTCGCATACTGCACGTCATAAGGCCGGCAGCTGGCGGCATGAAGCGCCATCTCATGGAGCTTCTACGCCATACCGACTACTCCCTTTTTGCCCCCGCCGTGGCCGGGCCGCCGGGAGAGTTGCTAAACGAGGTAGCCTCCCTGGGGATTCCCACTTACCCTCTGGCCCTCAAGGGGGAACTGGCCCCCTGGGAGGATGTGAGGGCCGTTTTTTCCCTCCTTTCCCTGCTGCGCCGGGAAAATTTTCCACTTGTCCACTTGCACGGCTTCAAAGCAGGACTGGTAGGGAGGCTGGCGGGCCGACTTTTGCGGCCGTCCCCTTTGATCGTCCTGACGGTGCACAACTCTCTTTTCTTCGGCGAGGGTTCGAGGAAGCAGAAGTTTTTGGCCCGCATAGAGGCTTTTTTGGGCCGCCGGACCTTTAAAATCATTGCCGTCTCGCAGGCCCTGCGGGCGGAGCTCTTGACCAAGTTTCGCCTCCCCCCCGATAAAGTGGTGGTGATACCCAACGGCATCGACCTCACCCCCTTCACCCTAGGGGTTCTTTCCCCTACCGTCCACCGGGAACTTCCCTTACCTACTGGAGTTCGCCTTTTAGGGACGGTGGCCCGGCTGGTCCCTCAGAAGGGGCTCTTCTGCCTCCTGGAAGCCCTGGCCCTTTTGCCGGCCGAGCTCCGGCCGGGGTGGCTCATCGTGGGAGACGGGCCACTGCGCCAGGAACTGGAGGATAAAGCACGCGCCCTGGGTCTTTCCCACCTGGTCTCTTTCGCCGGCTACCGGCCCCCGGAGGAAATCCCTTCTATCTTGAAGGTCATCGACATTTTCGTTCTCCCCTCCCTTTCCGAGGGTCTCCCGCTAGCACTGCTGGAGGCCATGGCGGCGGGAAAGCCGGTGGTGGCCACGGCGGTGGGAGGAATACCGGAAGTGGTGCTGGAGGGCCGGACGGGATATCTCGTCCCGCCGGGAGACGCCCAGGCTTTGGCCCGGGCCCTGCTCTCTTTGCTGGAGTCGCCGGATAAAGCGCGGGAGATGGGGGAGGCGGGGAGGAAGTGGGTAGAGGAGCACTTTTCTTCGCGGCGCATGGCTCAGGAGGTAATGAAAATCTATCAAGAGGCTTTGGCTACTCGGGGATAG
- a CDS encoding B12-binding domain-containing radical SAM protein yields MRLLLVSPLSGPPEERRRGKGLLPPLSLLTVAGLTPPEVEIKLVDEAVEELEISAEWDLVGITATTAQAPRAYEIAQAFRALGVPVVLGGIHPTALPEEAAQYADAVVIGEAEGLWPQVIADAKAGRLKRFYRHPEGKFPELKDVRPRRDLLKKDAYVLTSTVQVTRGCPYGCAFCSVTRFFGRTYRTRPIQEVLEEVASLKEKVIIFVDDNIMGLPSYARRLFEALKGLGKHWLSQASLPQLQDETLIKLAAESGCKGLFVGFESLSPEELKRVRKFHNDTRRYVETIKRLHKYGIGVIGSFIVGLDSDDKSVFERIKEFAFRAKLDLLQASILTPLPGTLLYEEMEREGRIVDRDWSKYNGNHVVFRPRLLTVEELQRGFRQLLKETYSWGGILRRLLGIHWRWPIFGTLNLIFRQGVKSYLRRVSQLAAG; encoded by the coding sequence ATGCGCCTTCTGCTCGTCTCGCCCTTGAGCGGGCCGCCGGAGGAGAGGAGGAGGGGAAAAGGACTTCTTCCCCCTCTGAGCCTCCTCACCGTAGCCGGGCTCACACCACCCGAGGTGGAGATTAAGTTGGTGGATGAGGCGGTGGAGGAGCTGGAGATCAGTGCCGAGTGGGATCTGGTAGGGATAACGGCCACCACCGCCCAGGCGCCGCGCGCTTACGAGATAGCCCAGGCCTTTCGCGCTCTGGGAGTGCCGGTGGTGCTGGGCGGGATCCACCCCACGGCTTTGCCGGAAGAAGCGGCCCAGTATGCCGACGCGGTGGTCATAGGGGAGGCGGAAGGCCTCTGGCCCCAGGTCATAGCCGATGCCAAGGCGGGAAGACTTAAGCGCTTTTACCGCCATCCTGAAGGTAAGTTCCCGGAACTCAAAGACGTAAGACCGCGGCGAGATCTCTTGAAAAAAGACGCTTATGTGCTTACCAGCACGGTCCAGGTGACGCGGGGCTGCCCCTACGGCTGTGCCTTCTGTTCGGTGACCCGCTTTTTCGGCCGCACCTACCGCACCCGCCCCATCCAAGAGGTACTGGAGGAAGTAGCTAGCTTGAAAGAAAAAGTGATCATCTTTGTGGACGACAACATCATGGGCCTTCCCTCGTATGCGCGCCGGTTGTTCGAAGCCCTGAAAGGATTGGGAAAACACTGGCTAAGTCAGGCTTCCCTTCCCCAGCTCCAGGACGAGACTTTAATCAAGCTGGCCGCCGAAAGCGGCTGTAAAGGCTTATTCGTGGGCTTCGAAAGTCTTTCCCCGGAAGAGTTGAAGCGGGTAAGAAAATTTCACAACGATACCCGCCGCTACGTCGAGACCATCAAGCGCCTGCACAAATACGGTATCGGCGTCATCGGCTCTTTCATCGTGGGGCTGGATAGCGACGACAAAAGTGTTTTCGAGCGCATAAAGGAGTTTGCCTTCCGAGCCAAGCTCGACCTCTTGCAGGCTAGTATCCTTACTCCCCTTCCTGGCACTCTCCTCTACGAAGAGATGGAGCGGGAGGGAAGGATTGTCGATCGGGACTGGTCCAAGTACAACGGCAACCACGTGGTTTTTCGCCCCCGTCTCTTGACCGTGGAAGAGCTGCAGCGCGGTTTCCGGCAGCTCCTTAAAGAAACTTACTCCTGGGGGGGCATTTTGCGGCGGCTTTTGGGCATCCACTGGCGTTGGCCCATCTTCGGAACGCTCAACCTCATCTTCCGCCAGGGAGTGAAGAGCTACCTCCGTCGCGTGAGCCAGCTTGCGGCGGGATAA
- a CDS encoding radical SAM/SPASM domain-containing protein yields MGLVILKREHLKQKTDFMKLKMLFNNTLTRKFVMERLLQPAGDGSSRLEAMMDRMAEGAKPRGVEEKLFFSLMEIIRQGIGIPKEHFPRYLKHPNIRRTILNVAESARLYGVTLPQVFAAPLMVVWNLTYNCNLRCRHCYEDAGSLRPRNLPREELSREEKLALVEEIARANIPTLSFSGGEPLACQDFWEVAAKARELGLYLSMNTNGTLITRDVASRLKELDFAYVAVSVDSARPERHDEFRGVKGSWEKAVQGIRNLVSAGVTAVLSVTLTKFNFSELRELFRLGEELGVNRVMVYNFIPVGRGQGIRSLDLSPEEREEALRVMYEYMQSGGRLCSTAPQLGRVCLQRGRADLVPLAHIGAEKAKELAILAEWIGGCGVARAYLALQPDGTITPCVYMPEVKLGHVRTDRLIEVWRQHPFLEALRDRRKLWGNCGVCDYRYVCGGCRARALAYYGDPHAPDPGCIRNLAYCREAEVC; encoded by the coding sequence ATGGGCTTGGTGATTTTGAAACGGGAGCACCTCAAACAGAAAACCGATTTCATGAAGCTAAAAATGCTGTTTAATAACACCCTAACCAGGAAGTTCGTCATGGAAAGGCTACTCCAGCCAGCGGGAGACGGGAGTTCCCGGCTGGAGGCGATGATGGACCGGATGGCTGAGGGTGCGAAACCTCGAGGAGTAGAAGAAAAGCTCTTTTTCAGCTTGATGGAGATCATCCGGCAAGGTATAGGTATCCCGAAAGAGCACTTCCCCCGCTACCTCAAGCACCCCAATATCCGGCGTACCATTCTCAATGTGGCCGAAAGCGCCAGGCTTTACGGTGTGACGCTGCCCCAGGTTTTCGCTGCCCCTTTGATGGTCGTCTGGAACCTGACCTACAACTGCAACCTGAGGTGCAGGCACTGCTATGAAGACGCTGGGTCCCTCCGTCCTCGGAACCTGCCCAGAGAAGAGCTTTCCCGGGAGGAAAAGTTGGCGCTGGTAGAGGAGATCGCGAGGGCTAACATTCCCACTCTGTCTTTCTCCGGCGGCGAGCCCCTGGCCTGCCAGGATTTCTGGGAGGTAGCGGCCAAGGCCCGGGAACTTGGTCTTTACCTCTCCATGAATACTAACGGCACTCTCATTACGCGCGACGTGGCTTCGCGGCTTAAAGAGCTTGACTTTGCCTATGTAGCCGTGAGCGTGGACAGCGCCCGACCGGAGCGCCACGATGAATTCCGAGGTGTGAAAGGAAGCTGGGAGAAGGCCGTCCAGGGCATAAGGAATCTAGTTAGTGCGGGAGTCACCGCCGTGCTCTCGGTAACCCTGACGAAGTTCAACTTCTCGGAGCTGCGCGAACTCTTCCGTCTTGGTGAGGAACTAGGGGTCAACCGGGTAATGGTCTATAATTTTATCCCGGTAGGTCGGGGCCAGGGAATTCGTAGTCTTGACCTCTCGCCGGAGGAAAGGGAAGAGGCCTTGCGAGTAATGTACGAGTACATGCAAAGCGGCGGTCGATTGTGCAGCACGGCTCCTCAACTGGGGCGGGTCTGCCTGCAGCGGGGCCGCGCCGACTTGGTTCCTTTGGCGCACATCGGGGCAGAAAAGGCAAAAGAGTTGGCCATTTTGGCAGAATGGATAGGAGGGTGCGGAGTAGCGCGCGCCTACTTGGCCCTACAGCCGGACGGAACGATTACTCCCTGCGTTTACATGCCCGAGGTGAAACTCGGCCACGTGCGTACCGACCGCCTGATCGAAGTATGGCGGCAGCATCCGTTCCTTGAAGCACTCCGGGACCGCCGCAAGCTGTGGGGCAATTGTGGGGTTTGTGACTACCGGTACGTTTGCGGGGGGTGCCGGGCAAGGGCACTAGCCTATTACGGAGACCCTCATGCTCCCGATCCTGGTTGCATCCGAAACCTAGCCTACTGCCGAGAGGCAGAGGTCTGCTAA